Part of the Vigna unguiculata cultivar IT97K-499-35 chromosome 3, ASM411807v1, whole genome shotgun sequence genome, TTGGTTCTTGAGATTTATTTTGTTCAGCTCGCGCAGTGTTTCTTAGTAATGCAAACAATTTTGGAATAGAACAAACTCCTTTTTAGAAAGAGTTTGTAGGAAATATTGTTTGTTAACCCAATAATATTACAGATAAAATAAACAgtagagaagaagaagataactGCATGATGAGGCGTAGAAAAAATGTGCTGTAACAGTGatataaattcaatatttttcaaaacaatttcCTTATGGACTGCATATGATGATTTAGATTTAGGATTCCTTGGGTATAACAGAGAAAGGAGGgagaggaaagaaagaaaaagattagTAATTTGATACAGAATAAACAAGGACAAACACATGAAAGACTAGGTAACGAGTGACTGGAGTATTGgtaatagtatatatatatatatatatatatatatatatatatatatatatatatatatataaaatacttttgaaAGATGTTTTGCGGTTTAATcatattgttaataaaatatcgAATTTAAATATAGTTTGAGACTTATTACTGACGCTCCAACAAAAATAGGAAAGTGTAGGAAAGACAAGTTTCATGCCTCTTTATCATCCTACTATAATTTAGGATATGATAATAACAGATATTCATATGAGATGAAGTCAcagtattatgtatttataaacaGATAACTCATCTGGAAAGGATCAAAATAAATCACTTCCTACAGAATGACTACTACCACAGATCCACGCAAGATGGTCTAAAACTATTGAAAGCTAAGGATGTTATTTGTATAAACTAGAGTCGAAACCTGCATTCCCACTACCGACCACTTATCAGAAGAATCTGTGAATGAGCCTATACCAATGTAAAGTCACAGTGGAATTGCAACCCAACAGTCAAGAAATTTGTTGATAACCCTCATCTTAAGGCATTTACAAAAGCCATCAAGGAATCAACATCTCTCTTTTCTGAGGGATACTTTATTGGCCTAGACGAATGCTTTgggaaaaatattattgtagGGAAGCTTCCTAATTCCAGTTCACGCCTTGCAAATTCTTTCTGCTCTCCATCAGCTCTAAATTTCCCTACCTTCATCCCCGACCCTTCTAACCTGTGCGCCAATTCAACATAAGATTCCTCCATAGCCTGTTGCAATTCATGATATACAATCTCATTAGATAACAGACATTTCAATTCAGCTCACCTTAGTGAGTGAGGCAATCTTAACACAATACAACAACTTGAGTTTACCTGGCAATAGGGGCACCATGGTGCATAGAGCACAACAAGCCACGGTTCTTTCCTGTCCTCCAATTTCGCCAAATTCTCAATTCCTGTCCTGCTCAAGTTAACTACACTCTGGCTGTTGAAAATGTCAGGCACAGTGGCAACACCATTTGCATGAGCTTGGGTTACCCCATTTCCATTTCCTTCAATGTGAGCACCATTCTCCTCCTGCTGCTTTAAATTCCCTTTGTGAAGGCCACATTCCTTAGCTTTGGCATCCTCCCACCACCACCTCCCTTCCCTTTCATGTTGTCCAGGTAAAACAGGCCTAGTGCAGGGCTCACACCCAATTGAAACATACCCCTGTGAATGCAAGGAATTCACAGGCACATCCATGGTCCTAAGGAAGTTCCAAATGTCATTGCCCTTCACATTTGCAACCGGGTTCCACTTCACCAAGCTTCCAATTCCACCATCCATTCCCTCAAAAACCGGATCCACCTGAACAACCGGTACTTCGGACCTAGTACCAGGTGACTGGTCTTTCCTCTGACCGGTTATCCATGCTCTGAGACCCTTGAGTGCCCTCCTCAAAGGCCTCACCTTCCTCACCCTGCAACACTCCTGATGACCATCCTCGTAGAAAGAGAACAAACCCTTACTCCTCACCAATGCCTGAACCTCAACAGCATCAGGGAACATGTACTCAATGCGGATCCCGTAATGCTTCTCAACCGCATCAAACAATCGATAAGTTTCCGGGTTGAGTCTCCCAGTGTCCAGACTGAAAACCCTGAAGGGTCGACCCGTCAACTTTGCATACTCGATCAAAGCAACATCTTCAGCACCACTGCAAAGCGCCACGCCAACGcataaacaataattagaatataaattttctttttgttacaATTAACGGAATAATCAGCAACGAGGGTGGTGTTAATTACCTGAATGCAATGGCAATGTCGTGGCCGAATGTGGCGAGGGCTCTATCCATGATTTGAAGAGGTGAGGCATCGTCGAGATCAGTGGCTATCTGTTGAAGATCTTGCTCTTTCGTCTCTGATGACGGAATACATAATCACGTGGTTGCATTAGCAGTGGCACGTGCGCATGATGAATTCGAAATGAATTGATTAATAATAGAAAACGTACCGGAAGCAACCGCGGTTGATGCTGCTGCGAGAGGAAGAAGGGAATCCTTACGAGGAGGCTGGGCGTTAACGGGCTTTGCGAAACTCTGTCTGATATTAACGGCGGCTCCATTGGGCCTCTCCGAAATGGTGATTGATCCAATTTGCGGAATGTTATTGGGTTGTGATGATGGAAATTTGAAGGAGGAGGGTGTGGAGATTGAAGAAGTGAAAGCGAGGGCCATAATGggaaataaaaggaaaattgtTGTGAGAAACGGTTGAAGAGGAATAGAGTTGCGTTGGTATATATACAGAGGAAGAAACGAAagcaaaatcaaattaagaagcGAGCATTAAGGTTCATTGAATGTGGACGTTGGTTTGTTGGATGCTTACGTGGCATGCGGAGAATGTATGGTAGTGTGCGTGTGGCCTCATCGCTTCCGTCAGATCCAATTCTTCATGCAATGTTCTGATTGAATTCTATCACGTTTTCGTTGACTTCTTCccttctaaaattattttttcaacacataaaaaatgtaaatttgtttattttgatataaaattatttttttaagaaaaaacaaacaaactcaACCAACATACCCTATAGTTAGTGTAGTTTTAGTCATCTAAATTAACGTCTTCTGATAAaacatattcttttatttatctatttttttttaattttgaaataatatagtTATCGAAAGAGTGAAGTTGTTcaaaaaggtaaaagaaaaattattattgttcttcCTTTGCGTAGAAGAATCTTAAATTACGGTCACTTATTTGATGAACAATAGTTTATGATCGACAACTTTTTTGGATATTTATGAGACCATGTATAGTATTATAACATATGTGTTCACCTAGTTACTAATCTTCTTTATCCTATTATGACTATCTAATGCATGGCATATATTCACTTACGTTACGTAAGTATTTTGTCAAACTAGAGCACAAAAATTAACCTTATAACGCGGAAATTGTTCTCGCTTCATGATTCACCaatattgtaataatttctAGAGTTgatcttgtttttatttttttaatatccaacaagaaaaacgaaaaaaatatatgaatatctataacaaaaatattaatcaaagaCGATATGCATTAGCTTCGggtaaatatatttcaattctCAACTAGTTGGTTAATGATGTCTTGTCTTAGTTAGCTTGTTTGCTCAAGATTATTTACTATAAGATGTTATTTCTTGTTCTTTccctctctctatatatatacaGGTCTAATGTTGACATGAAATATAAAACTACTACTGTTTTAGACatggaaaatgaatattttaagatattctacatgataattatgaaattttatatgacaattattatatatatatatatatatatatatatttatatatttatattgttccaATAATTGAGATGTCTTCTAAGGATAAAATTGTGACGGAATACAAACTTTAAAGTGGACCATACCTTGGATGCATGGTGATTAACCCTAGTGATGTCACTTAGTGAACTTGGGACCGAACGTCCACTGTAAAGCCGATAACGAGGTTCTAAGACAAATCATCGATTTCTTAAGCTCTCCATTAGGATGAACAATCATTTTCCTTGGACCTCGACTAGGGGTCTTATATTCTTACCATGCCAATCGCTTAGGAGTCAATGTCAAAGGCAGTTTAAATACTCATTTCATCCTTCGGTACGCCTTTTAAGGAAAACCGTGATGGTGCTCTAGGTTCCGAAAGGAACAATATCTCAGATGCGGAGTGATTGAACCTCCCAATGATAGTCGACGAACTTGGGATCGAAACATTGACTCCCATCTTGAGATCGATAACGAGGTTCTAAGACGAACCATCAATCCCTTAAGTCCTCAATTGAAGATGAACATTCTCCTTAGACCTCAACTAGGGAGTTTATGTTCCTATCATGTCCAATAGTTTCACATTGTTTAAGACTAAACCGTGACGGAACTCCAAAGCAGacaattcttcatatatatatatatatatatgataattatcCCTAACAATGATAGTCTATGAACTTAAAATCAAaacattgaatatatatatatatatatatatatatatatatatatatatatatatatatatatatatatatatatatatatatacatattatttgcttaatcttataatttaaaaaaaaattgatatctaattgaaaacttcaaaaataa contains:
- the LOC114174957 gene encoding 5'-adenylylsulfate reductase 3, chloroplastic-like, with the translated sequence MALAFTSSISTPSSFKFPSSQPNNIPQIGSITISERPNGAAVNIRQSFAKPVNAQPPRKDSLLPLAAASTAVASETKEQDLQQIATDLDDASPLQIMDRALATFGHDIAIAFSGAEDVALIEYAKLTGRPFRVFSLDTGRLNPETYRLFDAVEKHYGIRIEYMFPDAVEVQALVRSKGLFSFYEDGHQECCRVRKVRPLRRALKGLRAWITGQRKDQSPGTRSEVPVVQVDPVFEGMDGGIGSLVKWNPVANVKGNDIWNFLRTMDVPVNSLHSQGYVSIGCEPCTRPVLPGQHEREGRWWWEDAKAKECGLHKGNLKQQEENGAHIEGNGNGVTQAHANGVATVPDIFNSQSVVNLSRTGIENLAKLEDRKEPWLVVLYAPWCPYCQAMEESYVELAHRLEGSGMKVGKFRADGEQKEFARRELELGSFPTIIFFPKHSSRPIKYPSEKRDVDSLMAFVNALR